The stretch of DNA AGCTTTTACATATACACTTACTTGATCGACAAACATTTTATTTCACCTCATTATTCTCTAATTAGCGAGAATACGAATTGCAACCGGTCATTAAATCGTTCGATTTGTACATTTCCTAAATTACTTTGCAAAACGTCAATTGCCAGATTAGGAATATTTCCTTGTATACTATAAACAATATCCCATCGGTCATTATTGATGTTATCTATAATTCGTATTTCCACTTCATACATGGAATCAGAATTTAAGTGATTCTGTAATTCATGCATTATTTGATTACATTTGCTTACTATCCATTCATCATTTATTAAATGATTAGAAGTAGTAGAAGTTGCTTCTATAAAGTAAGTCATCGAATACGATTTATAATATCGTTCGAATTCTAATATCCATAGCATTAAAGAAGGAGCCTGTAATTGCATTAATTTCCTCTCTTCTTCGTAATAAGCAATCGCCTCATTTAATTTATCTTCAGCCTTTTCTACTTTCCCCATACTCAAATATCCAGATACTAGTTGTAATCGATTCATTAAATCATGACGATAATGTTGAATTATATGCAGTACATTGTCAGTCATCGATTTCACCTCATTAAAACTGAGTATAGCAGAAAAAGGGAGAAAGCAAAAGAATGACTCATAAAAAGCAAAAGGAAATTTTTATAAGAAATGAACAAACACACATGCGCCCATTTAGAAACGCAGCAAGTGTGGCCCTGTTATTTAGGGGGATTCCACAGAAGTCGAACTTCTTAGGGAAGAGTGGATGATGATTTCACTACAAGGGTATTAATTTGAATAGATGTTAAAAAGGCCATCTGACTTATACTTTCTTCCCCCAAGAAAAAAGAACTCCAGTTTTAAACCGGAGTTCTTTTTCTTAAGCATATAAAATTATGCTTCTTTAGCAACTGGATATACACTTACTTTTTTACGGTTACGACCATAGCGTTCGAATTTCACAACACCGTCGATTTTTGAGAAAAGCGTGTCATCTCCGCCGCGACCCACGTTTTCACCTGGGTAGATTTTTGTTCCACGTTGGCGATAAAGGATAGATCCGCCAGACACAAATTGACCGTCTGCACGCTTAGAACCTAGGCGTTTCGATTCAGAATCACGTCCGTTTTTGGAACTACCTTGCCCTTTTTTCGTAGAGAAAAATTGTAAATCAAGACGTAGCATAGAAATGCACCTCCTTATTTATAATTCACTTGCATATGATTTCCGTATTCCGCTTCAATTGTTTGAAGGGATACTACCATACCTTCTAATAGTAGCTGAATACGTTCAGCTACCTCTAGATCAAGGTCTTCAGGAATTCCTACGTATAAGTAGCCTCCGTCTTTCCCTTGATCAATATGCAAATCTGTATCACATAATTTAATTACTGCATTCACTCCCCCAAACGATACAGCAGATACTCCTGCACAGACAAGGTCATAACCATATGGTCCACTATCTGCATGTCCAGAAAGTTCAAATGCCGTTATTTGGTTGTTTGTTTGGAATACAGTAACTTTAATCATTATAGCCCACAGAACCTTTATGCATTAATTTTGTCGATTACTAACTTCGTGTAAGGTTGACGATGACCTTGTTTACGATGATAGTTCTTTTTCGGCTTAAACTTGTGTACATCAATTTTCTTTTGACGACCATGTTTTTCTACTTTTGCAGTAACAGTAGCACCGTCGATTAATGGAGCACCAACTTTAACGTCATCCCCACCAATGAATAGTACTTTGTCAAATGTAACAGATTCATTTACATCAGCTGTAACTTTTTCTACATAGATTTCTTGGCCTTCAACTACTTTAATTTGCTTACCACCAGTTTCAATAATTGCGTACATGTTCTTGCACCTCCTCATTCAACTCAGACTCGCCATTTAGGTAATCCAATACGGATTTTAAAAATGTTAAGCAAAAAACAACGAATGCTGTTTTACGCTTTTTACACTCACCTATTCTGTGCGGTTGTAGCACGGGCGCTACGATGAATAACAGATTGATGTTACCATGTTTTAATCTAATTTGTCAAGCACCTATCCCAAAATTAGATTACTTATACAAAAAAGAATCGCCAATTCTACCTTTAATTTGATTCTCCTTAAAATAAAGTTCTAGACATTCATTATCATCTAAAAATATTCTCGATTGATCTGGGTATTTTATATAAATTGGATGTTTTTTTTCACGATGAAAGAAAGACAATACCTCTCCATATGTACTTTCAGATGAGACATATAAAGGCTTTACAGAACGAACAATATGTTTTCCTTCATATCGGTGAAGCAGAAATCTTATAAACACATAGAAACGTTGCTTCCACTCTCTCCAATTTTCCACAAATAGAAATGCCCAGACAAAAAAAGCACTCAACGTAAAAGGTAAAAATAAGAATTGTACGGCTACAACAACTACTATCATAACGAATGATGATAATATCGTAAAATGGTATGCTCCTTTAAAAGGAAATAAATACGAACAAAGTAATAATAATAATTTACCGCCATCTAATGGCCAAACTGGTATTAAATTAAACAAGAGGATCATCGAATTATAATAGAAAATTAAAGAAATCAACGCCTCCGGCAATAATTGAAACTCGTTCACCAAAAACAATCCACCATAAATAAGAATATGAACAAATGGTCCCGCAATAGTTACAACTAACTCTTCTCGAATCGGTTTATTTCCATGTTCATCCGTTTTCATTACTCCACCAAATGCCCACAATATAACTAAAGGAATTCGCCATTTATAGTACGTAGCTGCAAAAAAATGCCCAAGTTCATGCAAAAGAACAAGAGAAAAGATAATTGCCATTTCCATAATAGTACCCGTTAAAAAGGACACGATGATAAATATTAATAAAATGGGGTGTATGCGAATAGGTGGAATCCATCTTTTAATTATTGTCATCAACTTGAATCACCTGTGCAGGATCTACATAATGATTATCCTTCTCGATGGAGAAAAAAACCGATTGTTCTTCATTAGTAGGTGTAAACGTTCCTACTAGCTCGTTTGCTTGAATAAATTGATAAAGATGAACATCAACTGAACTTAAATTTCCATATTGAGAAATCGATCCATCGGAATGTTGAATCTTCACTGTTTTTTCTGTACTCGTATCATTTCCTGCAAATACAATAACCCCTTCATTTATCGCGGTTACGTTGGTCGATTGTCCTGGGTCAATCTTTATGCCAATTCCATTCGCTTCAAATGACTCTGAGATATT from Oceanobacillus iheyensis HTE831 encodes:
- a CDS encoding Spo0B domain-containing protein, giving the protein MTDNVLHIIQHYRHDLMNRLQLVSGYLSMGKVEKAEDKLNEAIAYYEEERKLMQLQAPSLMLWILEFERYYKSYSMTYFIEATSTTSNHLINDEWIVSKCNQIMHELQNHLNSDSMYEVEIRIIDNINNDRWDIVYSIQGNIPNLAIDVLQSNLGNVQIERFNDRLQFVFSLIRE
- the rpmA gene encoding 50S ribosomal protein L27, encoding MLRLDLQFFSTKKGQGSSKNGRDSESKRLGSKRADGQFVSGGSILYRQRGTKIYPGENVGRGGDDTLFSKIDGVVKFERYGRNRKKVSVYPVAKEA
- a CDS encoding ribosomal-processing cysteine protease Prp encodes the protein MIKVTVFQTNNQITAFELSGHADSGPYGYDLVCAGVSAVSFGGVNAVIKLCDTDLHIDQGKDGGYLYVGIPEDLDLEVAERIQLLLEGMVVSLQTIEAEYGNHMQVNYK
- the rplU gene encoding 50S ribosomal protein L21; its protein translation is MYAIIETGGKQIKVVEGQEIYVEKVTADVNESVTFDKVLFIGGDDVKVGAPLIDGATVTAKVEKHGRQKKIDVHKFKPKKNYHRKQGHRQPYTKLVIDKINA
- a CDS encoding site-2 protease family protein; the encoded protein is MTIIKRWIPPIRIHPILLIFIIVSFLTGTIMEMAIIFSLVLLHELGHFFAATYYKWRIPLVILWAFGGVMKTDEHGNKPIREELVVTIAGPFVHILIYGGLFLVNEFQLLPEALISLIFYYNSMILLFNLIPVWPLDGGKLLLLLCSYLFPFKGAYHFTILSSFVMIVVVVAVQFLFLPFTLSAFFVWAFLFVENWREWKQRFYVFIRFLLHRYEGKHIVRSVKPLYVSSESTYGEVLSFFHREKKHPIYIKYPDQSRIFLDDNECLELYFKENQIKGRIGDSFLYK